One genomic region from Epinephelus fuscoguttatus linkage group LG8, E.fuscoguttatus.final_Chr_v1 encodes:
- the smpdl3b gene encoding acid sphingomyelinase-like phosphodiesterase 3b, translating into MSAVRLLLSCVLFKELVALSGNFWHITDLHWDPTYKLSDNPELVCASSGKQPAVNAGKYGDYVCDSPWLLINSSVYAMKDILPDPDFIVWTGDDTPHVPNEDLGEEAVLHIISNLTHIINQVFPETKVYSALGNHDYHPKSQFPAAPNYIYNRTAEMWQDWLEPQSRETFIKGGYYTEKLLNRAGFRMLVLNTNLYYDQNKVTQDMEDPAGQFSWADRVLTEAANNKEKVYIIGHVPPGFFEKKRNKPWFRPEFNKLYLDLIQKHHSVIHGQFFGHHHTDSFRMFYNSKGSPISTMFLSPGVTPWKTTLPGVVDGANNPGIRVFEYDTQTLLVKDVVTYYLNLTHANAAHGRWEKEYRLTESFRVPDASPASMHQVLEHIANNHCYLQKYYEFNSVSYDLTECNRDCRVDHVCAAREVDFERYEHCLEKEGAAAIYGGLLPFLSVALSLMLANR; encoded by the exons ATGTCCGCAGTGAGGCTGCTCCTGTCTTGTGTGCTTTTCAAAGAGCTGGTCGCGCTGTCAG GGAACTTTTGGCACATCACGGATCTGCACTGGGACCCAACATACAAACTAAGCGATAATCCTGAACTTGTGTGCGCATCAAGCGGCAAACAACCTGCGGTCAATGCGGGGAAGTATGGAGATTATGTTTGTGACTCGCCATGGCTCCTTATAAACTCCTCTGTATATGCCATGAAAGATATTCTACCAGACCCGGACTTCATAGTATGGACAGG AGATGACACACCACATGTACCTAATGAAGATCTAGGTGAAGAAGCAGTGCTCCACATTATCAGCAACCTAACACACATTATAAATCAGGTGTTTCCAG AAACTAAAGTGTACTCTGCCCTGGGTAACCATGACTACCACCCAAAGAGCCAATTTCCAGCAGCCCCAAACTACATATATAACCGAACAGCAGAGATGTGGCAAGACTGGTTGGAGCCACAGTCCAGAGAGACTTTTATAAAAG GTGGATATTACACAGAAAAGCTACTAAATCGAGCAGGTTTCAGGATGCTGGTCCTCAACACTAATCTCTACTATGACCAGAACAAGGTGACCCAGGACATGGAGGACCCAGCAGGCCAGTTTAGCTGGGCGGATCGGGTTCTTACAGAGGCTgccaacaacaaagaaaag GTGTACATCATCGGCCACGTTCCCCCAGGTTTCTTCGAGAAGAAGAGAAACAAGCCGTGGTTCAGGCCTGAATTCAACAAGCTATACTTGGATTTAATCCAGAAGCATCATTCAGTCATACATGGACAGTTCTTTGGCCATCATCATACCGACAGCTTCCGAATGTTCTACAACTCAAAGG GCTCTCCTATCAGCACAATGTTCCTCAGCCCTGGTGTCACACCATGGAAAACAACTCTTCCTGGAGTAGTGGATGGAGCCAACAACCCTGGGATCCGTGTCTTTGAATATGACACTCAAACACTCCTGGTCAAA GATGTGGTGACATACTATCTGAACCTGACACACGCTAATGCAGCCCATGGCCGCTGGGAGAAGGAGTATCGCCTTACAGAGAGTTTCAGAGTACCAGACGCCTCCCCAGCCTCCATGCATCAGGTTCTGGAGCATATTGCTAATAATCATTGCTACCTACAGAAGTACTACGAGTTCAACTCTGTCAGCTATGACCTGACGGAGTGTAACAGAGACTGCCGTGTTGATCACGTGTGTGCAGCCAGAGAGGTAGACTTTGAGAGGTATGAGCATTGTCTGGAAAAAGAAGGGGCAGCTGCCATTTATGGTGGGCTGCTGCCGTTCCTCTCTGTGGCTTTGAGTCTGATGTTGGCCAATCGGTAA
- the rpa2 gene encoding replication protein A 32 kDa subunit isoform X2 produces MWNQGGYSESGVGGGYTQSPGGFASPAASQGGEKKGRTRANQIIPCTVSQLMSASQADEAFKVGEVEVAQVTIVGIIRATDKSMTNIQYKVDDMTGAPMDVKQWVDTEDPSVDSTVLPPGTYVKVSGNLRSFQNHRSVVAFSVRPLEDMNEITSHMLEVVQAHMMLSKSQTMSGAKGGMSSDIKPMSRPGMDSMGSSYAGAMDMTNNGLSANQNQVLSLIRGCPDQQGISIQDLKQRLGTMSLAAIKQAVEFLSNEGHIFSTIDEDHFKSTDSDE; encoded by the exons ATGTGGAACCAGG gAGGGTACAGTGAGTCGGGTGTGGGCGGAGGTTACACACAGTCTCCAGGAGGCTTTGCATCACCTGCCGCGTcacagggaggagagaagaaaggg AGAACTCGTGCCAATCAGATAATCCCCTGCACAGTGTCCCAGCTGATGTCTGCCTCCCAGGCTGATGAGGCCTTCAAAGTAGGAGAAGTAGAAGTTGCCCAG GTGACCATTGTAGGTATCATCAGGGCCACAGACAAATCCATGACCAACATCCAGTACAAGGTGGACGACATGACGGGTGCTCCAATGGATGTGAAGCAGTGGGTAGACACAGAG GACCCCAGTGTGGACAGCACTGTCCTGCCTCCTGGCACATATGTCAAAGTCTCTGGCAACCTGCGCTCCTTTCAG AACCACAGATCTGTTGTGGCATTTAGCGTCAGGCCACTGGAGGACATGAATGAAATCACCTCACATATGCTGGAGGTTGTTCAAGCGCACATGATGCTCAGCAAATCTCAAACCATG TCGGGTGCCAAAGGAGGAATGAGCAGTGACATCAAACCCATGTCACGACCAGGCATGGATAGCATGGGGAGTAGCTACGCAGGTGCTATGGACATGACTAACAATGGCCTAAGCGCAAACCAGAATCAG GTGCTGAGTTTGATAAGAGGCTGCCCAGACCAGCAAGGCATCAGCATTCAGGACCTAAAGCAGAGACTTGGTACCATGAGTCTGGCTGCCATCAA GCAAGCAGTGGAGTTCCTAAGCAATGAAGGTCACATCTTTTCAACCATCGACGAAgatcacttcaaatcaacagacAGTGATGAATAA
- the mecr gene encoding enoyl-[acyl-carrier-protein] reductase, mitochondrial translates to MWPTFHTVCLRSRAVSRRSIAAALVTCSRRRDNANVSLFSHSAGLAAPTCKALLFRKHGDPSQVVQLEDVDLPPIGAKGVLVKMLAAPINPSDINMIQGTYAILPDLPAVGGNEGVAQVVEVGSQVKTLKAGDWVIPKDAGLGTWRTEAVLAEDDVISLPNDIPLLSAATLGVNPCTAFRMLSDFEELKPGDSVIQNAANSGVGQAVIQIAAARGINTINVIRDRPEFTQLSDRLKAIGATYVIKEEALRRPEMKELFKTCPKPKLALNGVGGKSATELLRHLQFRGSMVTYGGMAKQPVTVPVSALIFKDVKVRGFWVTQWKREHSSDGEAFRAMLDELCHLIRQGKLTAPACTEVGLQDYKKAVDTAMQPFTSAKQVLIM, encoded by the exons ATGTGGCCGACATTTCACACAGTGTGTTTAAGAAGCCGGGCTGTCAGCAGAAGAAGCATCGCCGCTGCTCTTGTAACATGTTCAAGGCGCAGGGATAATGCTAACGTGTCTCTCTTCAGTCATTCAGCGGGACTAGCAGCACCAACATGCAAGGCTCTTCTGTTCAGAAAGCACGGGGACCCCTCCCAAGTTGTTCA GTTGGAGGATGTAGATCTGCCCCCCATTGGTGCAAAGGGAGTCCTGGTTAAAATGTTGGCAGCTCCAATCAACCCATCTGACATCAACATGATTCAAG gtaCTTATGCCATCTTGCCTGACCTCCCAGCTGTTGGGGGCAACGAGGGGGTGGCTCAGGTCGTAGAGGTGGGCAGTCAGGTGAAGACCCTGAAAGCAGGAGACTGGGTCATTCCAAAAGATGCAGGTCTAG GTACGTGGAGGACGGAGGCAGTCCTAGCAGAGGACGATGTCATATCGCTGCCAAATGACATTCCCTTGTTGTCTGCTGCCACGCTCGGGGTGAATCCCTGCACTGCCTTCAGGATGCTCTCTGACTTCGAAGAGCTCAAGCCAG GTGATTCTGTGATCCAGAACGCAGCCAACAGTGGAGTTGGGCAGGCTGTAATACAGATTGCTGCTGCGAGGGGAATAAACACTATCAACGTCATCAGAGACAG GCCAGAGTTCACACAGCTCAGTGATAGGCTGAAGGCCATCGGAGCAACATACGTGATCAAAGAAGAAGCACTTAGGCGGCCTGAGATGAAGGAGCTGTTCAAG acCTGTCCAAAACCTAAACTTGCACTAAATGGAGTTGGGGGCAAAAGCGCAACAGAACTGCTCCGTCATCTACA GTTTAGAGGATCCATGGTGACGTATGGAGGGATGGCCAAACAGCCAGTCACTGTCCCTGTG AGTGCTCTTATTTTCAAGGACGTGAAGGTTCGGGGATTTTGGGTCACACAGTGGAAGAGAGAGCACTCAAGCG ATGGAGAGGCATTTAGAGCCATGCTGGATGAACTCTGTCACCTCATCCGGCAGGGAAAGCTGACAGCTCCTGCCTGCACCGAGGTGGGCCTTCAAGATTACAAGAAAGCTGTAGACACGGCTATGCAGCCCTTCACCTCAGCTAAACAGGTCCTGATCATGTGA
- the rpa2 gene encoding replication protein A 32 kDa subunit isoform X1, with protein sequence MLNSSRKAKVRKKSSTDLRGGYSESGVGGGYTQSPGGFASPAASQGGEKKGRTRANQIIPCTVSQLMSASQADEAFKVGEVEVAQVTIVGIIRATDKSMTNIQYKVDDMTGAPMDVKQWVDTEDPSVDSTVLPPGTYVKVSGNLRSFQNHRSVVAFSVRPLEDMNEITSHMLEVVQAHMMLSKSQTMSGAKGGMSSDIKPMSRPGMDSMGSSYAGAMDMTNNGLSANQNQVLSLIRGCPDQQGISIQDLKQRLGTMSLAAIKQAVEFLSNEGHIFSTIDEDHFKSTDSDE encoded by the exons ATGTTGAACTCTTCCAGGAAAGCAAAAGTCCGAAAAAAGTCAAGCACGGATTTAAGAG gAGGGTACAGTGAGTCGGGTGTGGGCGGAGGTTACACACAGTCTCCAGGAGGCTTTGCATCACCTGCCGCGTcacagggaggagagaagaaaggg AGAACTCGTGCCAATCAGATAATCCCCTGCACAGTGTCCCAGCTGATGTCTGCCTCCCAGGCTGATGAGGCCTTCAAAGTAGGAGAAGTAGAAGTTGCCCAG GTGACCATTGTAGGTATCATCAGGGCCACAGACAAATCCATGACCAACATCCAGTACAAGGTGGACGACATGACGGGTGCTCCAATGGATGTGAAGCAGTGGGTAGACACAGAG GACCCCAGTGTGGACAGCACTGTCCTGCCTCCTGGCACATATGTCAAAGTCTCTGGCAACCTGCGCTCCTTTCAG AACCACAGATCTGTTGTGGCATTTAGCGTCAGGCCACTGGAGGACATGAATGAAATCACCTCACATATGCTGGAGGTTGTTCAAGCGCACATGATGCTCAGCAAATCTCAAACCATG TCGGGTGCCAAAGGAGGAATGAGCAGTGACATCAAACCCATGTCACGACCAGGCATGGATAGCATGGGGAGTAGCTACGCAGGTGCTATGGACATGACTAACAATGGCCTAAGCGCAAACCAGAATCAG GTGCTGAGTTTGATAAGAGGCTGCCCAGACCAGCAAGGCATCAGCATTCAGGACCTAAAGCAGAGACTTGGTACCATGAGTCTGGCTGCCATCAA GCAAGCAGTGGAGTTCCTAAGCAATGAAGGTCACATCTTTTCAACCATCGACGAAgatcacttcaaatcaacagacAGTGATGAATAA